One Bacillus sp. F19 genomic region harbors:
- a CDS encoding MBL fold metallo-hydrolase, with protein MKVNKVSEHIWSLKTWIIIPIHVWVVVDEDGVTLVDAGISMMAKGIMNFIKELGAGPLQRILLTHGHSDHVGAVKTILADTKVPVYAHQTEIPYMEGDLPYPRRKKAEQTVPKQLIQALQEVEQGSLNSIAGVRPYLTSGHSPGHVVYYHEKDKVLLAGDLFTSKKGKLHQPIPMFTANMNEAVRSSSIVRKLKPIKLEVCHGYSVFHPADQLEEYIQKMEKKLLQGKG; from the coding sequence ATGAAAGTAAATAAAGTTTCAGAGCATATTTGGAGCTTAAAGACATGGATCATTATTCCTATTCATGTGTGGGTCGTTGTTGATGAGGACGGGGTCACACTAGTAGATGCTGGGATATCGATGATGGCAAAAGGAATTATGAATTTTATAAAAGAACTGGGTGCGGGTCCTTTGCAAAGAATCTTATTAACGCATGGTCATTCTGATCATGTTGGTGCTGTAAAAACAATTTTGGCAGACACAAAAGTACCAGTATATGCACACCAAACTGAAATTCCATATATGGAAGGTGATCTTCCTTATCCGAGACGGAAAAAAGCTGAACAAACGGTACCTAAACAATTAATCCAAGCGCTTCAAGAGGTTGAACAAGGTAGCTTGAATTCGATTGCAGGAGTAAGACCTTATCTGACTTCAGGGCACTCTCCAGGTCATGTTGTCTATTACCATGAAAAGGATAAAGTATTACTTGCAGGCGATCTCTTTACTTCCAAAAAGGGTAAGCTTCATCAACCAATCCCAATGTTTACTGCAAATATGAATGAGGCAGTGAGAAGTAGTTCAATCGTCAGAAAATTAAAACCAATAAAGTTAGAGGTTTGCCACGGGTACTCGGTGTTTCATCCTGCAGATCAGCTTGAGGAATACATTCAAAAAATGGAGAAGAAATTACTGCAAGGGAAAGGGTGA
- the xerS gene encoding tyrosine recombinase XerS, producing MATSRQHITHKQKYEDILKLMPDYVQEYVLAMEENDRSPSTLLNYLLDYEDFFNWLLTEGFSSSLTISNIPLSDLANLPLDAARAYFNKVTNEEIVVSKHEKKTREKTSVNRKKSALRSLFKYLTTQTERIEDGEPYFHRNVMQKISVSKPKETLNERSRKLTDTIFVDNDDIDFLYYLKNEYEKSLSDRQKSYFLRDKERDYAIFSLFLASGIRVNELADIRLRDLNFKKNRISIIRKGNKLDSIQVIPDAMNDLKEYLQIRNERYGGSIEEFEYVFLSKYKGKSSPLSVRAIQDLVRKYTKSYDKGMSPHKLRHSYATTLMDETNDITLVMDQLGHTSTSTSVLYVHNSQEKAKMAAEAMGLRRTKLKDK from the coding sequence ATGGCTACATCCAGGCAGCATATTACTCATAAACAAAAATATGAAGACATTCTTAAGCTAATGCCAGATTATGTCCAGGAATATGTATTAGCAATGGAGGAAAATGACAGGTCCCCCTCCACCCTGCTTAATTATCTTTTGGATTATGAGGATTTTTTTAATTGGTTACTTACAGAGGGATTTTCTTCTTCACTAACAATCTCTAACATCCCTCTTTCAGATCTGGCTAATTTACCCCTTGATGCGGCCAGAGCTTACTTTAACAAAGTTACCAATGAGGAAATAGTCGTATCTAAACATGAGAAAAAAACGCGTGAAAAAACATCAGTCAATCGAAAAAAATCAGCCTTAAGATCTCTTTTTAAGTACTTAACAACTCAAACAGAACGCATTGAAGACGGAGAACCCTATTTTCATCGTAATGTCATGCAAAAAATTAGTGTAAGCAAGCCAAAAGAAACTCTGAATGAGCGCAGTAGAAAATTGACAGATACTATATTTGTAGATAATGATGATATCGATTTCCTCTATTACTTAAAGAATGAATATGAAAAATCTCTATCGGATAGGCAAAAATCTTATTTTCTAAGAGATAAGGAAAGGGATTACGCAATCTTTTCTCTTTTTTTGGCTAGTGGAATTAGGGTTAATGAGCTTGCAGATATTAGATTGAGAGACTTAAATTTTAAAAAGAATAGAATATCTATTATTAGAAAAGGTAATAAATTGGATAGTATTCAAGTGATACCTGACGCCATGAATGATTTGAAGGAGTATTTACAGATTCGAAATGAAAGGTATGGCGGATCCATTGAAGAATTTGAATATGTATTCTTATCTAAATACAAGGGTAAGAGTTCTCCCCTTTCAGTTCGAGCAATACAAGACTTAGTTCGTAAATATACGAAATCCTACGACAAAGGAATGTCTCCTCATAAACTTAGACATTCATATGCAACCACTTTGATGGATGAAACAAATGACATTACTTTGGTTATGGATCAACTGGGGCATACTTCCACCTCTACTTCAGTTCTTTATGTTCATAACTCACAAGAAAAGGCAAAGATGGCTGCTGAAGCGATGGGATTAAGAAGGACTAAACTAAAGGATAAGTAA
- a CDS encoding DUF1697 domain-containing protein gives MVYIALLRGINVGGKNKIDMKLLKKTFEQVGMNDVVTYINTGNIIFSYNSLSKTELSSILEEAIHNDFGLQIKVVVRSVDDVRRIINGIPDTWKNDKDLTSDVMFLWDDIDDETVLENLVIKPNIDTVKYVPGAILWSVDKKNITKSGKSKIIGSKIYKQVTVRNVNTARKIYELMKAQNS, from the coding sequence ATGGTATATATTGCTCTTCTTCGGGGGATTAATGTGGGTGGAAAAAATAAAATTGACATGAAGTTGCTTAAAAAAACGTTTGAGCAAGTCGGGATGAATGATGTGGTGACATACATCAATACAGGTAATATTATTTTTTCATACAATAGCCTATCAAAAACTGAACTATCAAGTATTTTGGAAGAAGCGATACATAATGATTTCGGATTACAAATTAAAGTAGTAGTTCGTAGTGTCGATGATGTCAGAAGAATAATTAATGGTATTCCTGACACATGGAAAAATGACAAAGACTTGACAAGTGATGTCATGTTTTTATGGGATGATATTGATGATGAAACTGTACTTGAGAATCTGGTCATTAAACCAAATATTGACACGGTGAAATATGTCCCCGGCGCGATCCTATGGTCGGTTGACAAGAAAAATATAACCAAAAGTGGAAAGTCAAAGATCATTGGATCAAAGATATACAAACAAGTTACGGTAAGAAATGTCAACACCGCTCGTAAGATATATGAACTGATGAAAGCTCAAAATAGTTAG
- a CDS encoding TetR/AcrR family transcriptional regulator, with the protein MMVSNQERRSDKTKKMILIAAGKLFSKKGYDSVTMREIAKEAGCSHTTIYLYFKDKVTLLHQLSMPSLQELQQQLKKYHLLMN; encoded by the coding sequence ATGATGGTAAGTAATCAAGAGCGACGTTCTGATAAAACAAAAAAAATGATTTTAATCGCTGCTGGGAAGCTATTTTCCAAGAAAGGGTATGATTCTGTTACAATGCGAGAAATCGCAAAGGAGGCGGGCTGCTCACATACAACCATTTATTTATATTTTAAGGATAAGGTAACATTGCTGCACCAGCTATCGATGCCATCCTTACAAGAATTACAGCAACAACTAAAAAAATATCACTTATTGATGAATTAA
- a CDS encoding conjugal transfer protein, which translates to MVLFLSVAAIERSGNAGAGAIQHMPAEDVMKEENFAAEVGAQSFAENFAAEYFNWENSDDEIKNRAKRLHPYLAKGLDEQAGLAFEGMERSSELDDSQVWNVEETEENTALITLRVQHTLKKTTPPDAKAVEQAKKDKKPLPKAKEEKSEPFEKYIVIPVKTDGKSYVVHKVPYFVPPAKKPEITSDVSISEKGKIQDSQLQDEITSGLTTFFKVYTTGTQEELSYYTKSDEIKAMTGITTFKEVKDTIIKQGDAENEYKVHVTVIFQENQSKAKVIYPYELVLVKEENRLFVKEMKNQ; encoded by the coding sequence TTGGTATTGTTTCTGTCAGTTGCGGCAATTGAACGAAGTGGAAATGCCGGTGCGGGTGCAATACAACATATGCCAGCTGAAGATGTAATGAAAGAAGAGAATTTTGCTGCTGAAGTCGGTGCACAGTCTTTTGCAGAGAACTTTGCTGCTGAGTACTTCAACTGGGAGAACTCCGATGATGAAATAAAAAACAGAGCCAAACGGCTTCACCCCTACCTTGCCAAAGGACTTGATGAACAGGCAGGTCTCGCTTTTGAAGGAATGGAACGGAGCAGCGAGTTAGATGATTCACAAGTCTGGAATGTAGAAGAAACAGAAGAAAATACAGCGTTAATTACCCTTCGAGTACAACACACCTTAAAGAAAACCACACCGCCTGACGCCAAAGCCGTCGAACAAGCAAAGAAAGATAAAAAACCTCTCCCTAAGGCTAAAGAAGAAAAATCAGAACCATTTGAAAAGTATATTGTTATTCCAGTCAAGACGGATGGTAAATCATATGTTGTTCATAAGGTCCCTTATTTTGTCCCTCCAGCCAAAAAACCAGAAATCACATCAGACGTTTCGATCAGCGAAAAAGGAAAAATCCAAGATTCGCAGCTTCAAGATGAAATTACTTCAGGACTCACTACCTTTTTCAAAGTATATACCACAGGAACTCAGGAAGAATTGTCTTATTATACAAAAAGCGATGAAATCAAAGCCATGACCGGCATCACTACGTTTAAAGAAGTAAAGGACACTATCATTAAGCAGGGTGATGCTGAAAATGAATATAAAGTTCATGTGACAGTGATTTTTCAGGAAAATCAATCCAAAGCAAAAGTGATTTACCCATATGAGTTAGTCCTAGTAAAGGAAGAGAATCGCCTGTTTGTAAAAGAGATGAAGAATCAATAA
- a CDS encoding DUF87 domain-containing protein, which translates to MRFHLLPFLIPKEGKVYELRTTMDAKILYFKDETAWTTMLSFMTRPWYRRWVKQEWISWEIAATKEEIRYFVWVPDEHVGRAFKAKFYAEHSDVEIVEVNDYSLDFNRPHAGTKLFTESHWTVPIKTYHNEVVDTQAELVEFLDGLEDGQEVHMQFLVQPAYRTEKSFRGIVRQFHKQGEYDETLEKDNELYLSAIEGKSTRVLSRVAIKAVAFGIDKRDSKELIKSAKGSIGTFSCGRLNQLKGREWWWFRTIRPLFRWEYKNRIYPMETMKKRVILGTEEMAAMMRLPSERVHSNKLNRLKMRSTPLPKELKNVEFDPSLAVSLGEHRYHGKETDVMFDLATLRYHAAFIGMSGMGKSTAMYNLVEDLINLEGAGTTIGGTIIDPHGDLCQDIAARIPPEKQHLVRYIKFSEGQMPFNVYDVDFLAAEDKIAQTVADVLKRTWKDFWGPNIDDNFLNGGIVLQRIGEASLPNLQRLLSDPDYRENILERLNRDDVIENNLYLYFANLQGLQDRELQAKTNSTLNKLRKITLSSVLGKMLRAKTNGLRFRESMDQGMINLLDLSELTSDEKKLIGSMCLTYAELAGKSRVDTLASERHKLPYHFVMVDEAPTLMEHSIDAIESFASQLRKYKTSIILGMQGIKDQLPREVASAIFRNFGTFVSFRLGEPDDAQYVNRSMSSEVLQETDYLQIEPYNAYMRMQVGNERTRPFLIRMKAPGPALYADSIPKLKERTLAEALDFEQKETLASEFEEKQAEEAEKETYDSYLSEDKDSLEIHRLDHPCEVVATITFEDTVEFQSSFQQKHHHKENDSQEESTDHVVKLKEKNTQHESGPIDSEGSSSEKEDAKKEEKTAEIKKVISNDDLWV; encoded by the coding sequence GTGAGGTTTCATTTGTTGCCGTTTCTGATTCCGAAAGAAGGTAAGGTTTATGAGTTAAGGACAACGATGGATGCTAAGATTTTGTATTTCAAGGATGAGACAGCCTGGACAACAATGCTAAGTTTTATGACGCGTCCGTGGTACCGCAGATGGGTTAAGCAGGAATGGATCAGCTGGGAGATTGCTGCAACGAAAGAGGAGATCCGGTATTTTGTCTGGGTACCAGATGAACATGTTGGCAGAGCTTTTAAAGCAAAGTTTTATGCCGAGCATTCGGATGTTGAAATTGTGGAAGTCAATGATTACTCCCTTGATTTTAACCGCCCTCACGCAGGTACTAAGCTATTCACCGAGAGTCATTGGACGGTGCCTATAAAAACGTATCATAACGAGGTAGTTGATACTCAGGCTGAACTTGTCGAGTTTCTAGATGGTTTAGAAGATGGCCAGGAGGTTCACATGCAATTTCTTGTGCAGCCTGCTTATCGCACTGAAAAGAGCTTTAGAGGAATTGTCCGCCAGTTTCATAAGCAGGGTGAGTATGATGAGACGCTCGAGAAGGATAATGAACTGTATTTATCAGCGATAGAGGGTAAATCGACGAGGGTTCTTTCGAGGGTGGCGATTAAAGCTGTTGCATTTGGAATAGACAAACGTGATTCCAAAGAGCTGATTAAGAGTGCCAAAGGTTCTATCGGCACTTTTTCATGTGGACGGTTAAATCAGCTAAAGGGACGGGAATGGTGGTGGTTCCGTACGATTCGGCCATTGTTTCGCTGGGAGTATAAGAATCGCATTTATCCGATGGAGACGATGAAAAAGCGAGTGATTTTAGGTACTGAAGAGATGGCAGCGATGATGAGGCTACCAAGCGAGAGAGTTCACAGCAATAAACTCAACCGGCTAAAGATGCGCTCTACCCCACTTCCGAAAGAATTAAAGAATGTGGAGTTTGATCCTTCCTTAGCTGTTTCACTGGGAGAACACCGTTATCACGGTAAAGAGACAGATGTCATGTTTGACCTTGCAACCTTGCGTTATCATGCAGCTTTTATTGGGATGTCAGGCATGGGCAAATCGACAGCCATGTATAACCTTGTTGAAGATTTAATCAATCTTGAAGGAGCCGGCACAACAATTGGTGGAACTATCATTGATCCGCACGGGGATTTGTGTCAGGATATTGCTGCAAGGATTCCGCCTGAAAAACAGCATCTTGTCAGATACATTAAATTTTCAGAAGGCCAGATGCCTTTTAACGTTTATGATGTGGATTTTCTGGCGGCAGAAGATAAAATTGCCCAAACGGTGGCGGATGTGCTGAAGAGAACCTGGAAGGATTTTTGGGGTCCAAATATTGATGATAATTTCTTAAATGGCGGCATTGTTCTTCAGCGCATAGGAGAAGCAAGCCTTCCGAATTTGCAAAGGCTGTTGAGTGATCCTGACTACCGTGAAAATATCCTGGAACGCTTAAATCGTGATGACGTAATCGAGAATAACCTTTATCTGTACTTTGCAAACCTGCAGGGGCTTCAAGACCGTGAACTGCAAGCAAAAACGAATTCAACACTCAATAAGCTGCGTAAAATCACCTTATCTAGCGTGCTTGGGAAAATGCTTCGTGCTAAAACGAACGGACTTCGCTTCCGTGAAAGCATGGATCAGGGAATGATCAATTTGCTTGATTTATCCGAGCTAACAAGTGATGAGAAGAAGCTTATCGGTTCGATGTGTTTGACGTATGCGGAGCTTGCCGGTAAAAGCAGGGTAGACACACTAGCATCTGAACGTCACAAACTTCCTTATCATTTTGTGATGGTAGACGAGGCTCCGACCTTGATGGAACACAGTATAGATGCGATTGAGTCTTTTGCATCGCAGCTTAGGAAATACAAAACGTCCATCATTTTAGGCATGCAGGGGATTAAAGATCAATTGCCGAGAGAAGTTGCATCTGCTATATTCAGAAACTTCGGAACTTTTGTTTCTTTCCGGTTGGGAGAACCTGATGACGCCCAATATGTGAATCGCTCCATGTCGTCTGAAGTACTTCAAGAAACGGATTACCTTCAAATTGAGCCTTATAACGCGTATATGAGAATGCAGGTTGGAAACGAGAGAACCCGGCCTTTCCTAATTCGTATGAAGGCACCTGGGCCTGCCTTATACGCAGATTCCATTCCGAAGCTAAAGGAGAGAACCCTTGCAGAAGCTTTGGATTTTGAACAAAAGGAGACTCTTGCATCCGAATTTGAGGAGAAGCAAGCAGAAGAGGCAGAAAAAGAAACATACGATTCATACCTTTCAGAAGATAAGGATTCATTAGAAATCCATCGTCTTGATCACCCGTGTGAAGTTGTAGCAACGATTACATTTGAAGATACTGTGGAGTTTCAGTCATCTTTTCAACAAAAACATCACCATAAAGAAAATGATAGCCAGGAAGAATCAACTGATCACGTTGTTAAACTAAAAGAGAAAAACACGCAACATGAATCCGGCCCAATAGACAGTGAAGGATCTTCAAGTGAAAAGGAAGACGCGAAAAAAGAGGAAAAAACGGCTGAGATAAAAAAAGTCATCAGCAACGATGACTTATGGGTGTAA
- a CDS encoding primase C-terminal domain-containing protein has translation MGEHEVKRVTKNVVSPAEIMQFMTHNSLLLYKKKGSRAPLNSITVYQRNEKNNPYRKGAVFVSPTKDDLTQGRGYVVTSYETLGEKYQQLSHWTPNTYRGGTYYDFKKRIIKGHKRENLKQINVIGFDIDTKEVDLYGLYLGCEEVRLPRPNLLLETPRGFQCFFVLETPFYVHSQNDYKSLRVAERLSDNIRKALCKYVPIDMNCVPFGFYRIPKEDNILDFYEESANTNLLLSWSKTFEEQEKRKFLRVVYNNNSSSMDLCSSDWYKALIQATYIEKGHNSASRNNALMTLALANYASERSFEEAYDELDQFNSFLDHPLSKAEFEKTLQSAYSGKYKGVKRSYVEGLLELWTDGSARFQGREGWYKFKKEREDRERSHYDEWEEDILRYIEQERSPETPFLEGSLAMLAETFGMAVSSLKEVLNRSSRLIKRTVGRGRAAVTKLSSRSMLFKGLLNMRKKQLNLNQSAAESLVDKVSTIRREIQLGINMFDTLFSSQDAIDIFNDYGPRTPIKNTS, from the coding sequence ATGGGAGAACATGAAGTTAAAAGAGTAACAAAGAACGTGGTTTCACCAGCTGAGATCATGCAATTCATGACCCATAACAGCCTACTGCTCTATAAGAAGAAAGGGTCGCGTGCCCCATTAAATAGTATAACAGTGTATCAGAGAAACGAAAAAAATAATCCGTACCGTAAAGGTGCGGTATTTGTGTCTCCAACAAAAGATGATCTCACCCAGGGCAGAGGTTATGTAGTAACTTCATATGAAACATTAGGGGAGAAGTATCAGCAATTATCTCACTGGACGCCAAACACTTATCGCGGCGGCACCTATTATGATTTCAAAAAACGAATCATCAAGGGTCATAAGCGCGAAAATTTAAAGCAAATTAATGTGATTGGTTTTGATATTGATACAAAAGAAGTGGATCTTTACGGATTATATTTGGGCTGCGAAGAAGTAAGGCTCCCGAGGCCGAACCTTCTTCTTGAGACCCCTAGAGGATTTCAGTGCTTTTTTGTCTTAGAAACGCCTTTTTATGTACATAGTCAAAACGATTACAAGTCTTTGAGAGTAGCAGAACGCCTATCTGATAACATTCGCAAAGCCTTATGCAAGTATGTTCCGATAGATATGAACTGTGTTCCCTTTGGCTTTTACAGGATTCCTAAAGAAGACAACATTCTAGATTTCTATGAAGAATCAGCTAACACAAACCTGCTTCTTTCTTGGTCAAAGACATTTGAGGAACAAGAAAAAAGGAAGTTTCTTCGCGTTGTCTATAATAACAACTCTTCATCAATGGACCTTTGCTCATCAGATTGGTACAAAGCCCTAATCCAGGCAACTTATATTGAAAAAGGACATAACAGTGCGAGCCGCAACAATGCTTTAATGACTCTTGCCCTTGCCAATTACGCGAGTGAGCGCTCATTTGAAGAAGCATATGATGAACTCGATCAATTCAACAGTTTTTTAGACCATCCGTTAAGCAAAGCTGAATTTGAGAAAACGTTACAAAGCGCCTACTCAGGAAAATACAAGGGAGTCAAGCGTTCTTATGTAGAAGGTCTGCTGGAGCTATGGACTGATGGGAGTGCCAGATTTCAAGGGAGAGAGGGCTGGTATAAATTCAAAAAGGAGCGTGAAGATAGAGAACGATCCCATTATGATGAATGGGAAGAAGATATTCTTAGATACATAGAGCAGGAAAGAAGCCCAGAAACACCGTTTCTAGAGGGTTCTTTAGCTATGCTTGCAGAAACCTTTGGTATGGCGGTTTCATCTTTAAAAGAAGTACTCAATCGTTCTAGCAGGCTTATTAAGCGAACCGTTGGCCGCGGCCGCGCAGCTGTTACAAAACTGAGTAGCAGGAGTATGCTGTTTAAAGGCTTGCTCAATATGCGTAAAAAGCAGTTAAACCTTAACCAATCGGCAGCTGAATCTTTAGTCGACAAGGTTTCAACGATTAGGAGAGAGATACAGTTAGGAATAAACATGTTCGACACACTTTTTTCATCGCAGGATGCAATAGACATTTTTAATGATTATGGACCACGTACACCGATCAAGAATACAAGCTGA
- a CDS encoding replication-relaxation family protein → MAKRITDLEEELFVSLHDLVFVDVQYLEKYIYVHEDRKPYSKYWISKQMRAMEAEGYIKSFPVAKAAVQGRDRLVYTLDSKGVQEVKEILGEADWDTRWTQRTPTYVFHSLRMSHIQAAYASQKDILFTFKEFFSERRAFRNYGEITKDKEGKKKQSSTTVIRPDGAFTLEREINGQKVKFLFFVELERSRQRVDVTLNKIRRYNEYVRKRSFENDEIFGEGVRVVRVLFVSNNDTERNKIMENSQKADSREIEKIGGSLLFGTYEDVISDPFGQIWKAKDSSDSSKLYSLYNRVE, encoded by the coding sequence ATGGCCAAAAGAATAACAGATTTAGAAGAGGAATTGTTTGTATCATTGCATGATTTAGTATTTGTTGATGTTCAGTATTTAGAAAAATATATATATGTTCATGAGGATCGAAAGCCTTACAGTAAATACTGGATTTCAAAGCAAATGAGGGCAATGGAAGCAGAAGGGTATATCAAGTCATTCCCTGTTGCAAAAGCAGCCGTGCAAGGGCGAGACCGACTCGTTTATACGCTCGATTCAAAAGGGGTTCAGGAAGTGAAGGAAATTCTAGGTGAAGCCGATTGGGATACAAGGTGGACACAGAGAACACCGACTTATGTTTTTCATTCTTTGAGAATGTCACATATACAGGCTGCCTATGCCTCACAAAAAGATATTCTGTTTACATTTAAAGAGTTTTTCTCAGAACGCAGAGCTTTCCGTAATTATGGCGAGATCACGAAAGATAAGGAAGGAAAGAAAAAACAATCTTCTACAACGGTGATTCGTCCAGACGGTGCTTTTACATTGGAGAGAGAGATAAACGGTCAAAAAGTTAAGTTTTTGTTTTTTGTAGAGTTAGAAAGAAGCAGGCAGCGAGTGGATGTTACCTTGAATAAAATCAGACGCTATAACGAATATGTTCGAAAAAGATCATTTGAGAATGATGAGATTTTTGGTGAAGGTGTACGAGTCGTCCGTGTTTTATTCGTCTCTAATAACGATACTGAGCGCAATAAAATCATGGAAAACTCACAAAAAGCAGATTCTCGTGAAATCGAAAAAATAGGCGGCAGTTTATTGTTTGGAACTTATGAAGATGTCATATCAGATCCATTTGGTCAGATCTGGAAAGCGAAAGATTCATCAGATTCTAGTAAATTATATAGTTTATATAATAGAGTTGAATGA
- a CDS encoding YrdB family protein, producing the protein MIFFQYAVLAIFFLLELSALMAFMYWGFQIDKEMLIKILFGLGTPILVAIIWGTFIAPKASIPVSVPVRIFLQLIIFGSAAAALYYSEKSTLATIFFIVVLIDMTLMYLMKL; encoded by the coding sequence GTGATCTTTTTTCAATATGCAGTTCTCGCTATTTTTTTCCTCCTCGAGTTATCGGCGCTTATGGCATTTATGTATTGGGGCTTCCAAATTGACAAAGAAATGCTAATAAAAATTTTGTTTGGATTAGGTACTCCTATACTTGTCGCGATCATCTGGGGTACATTCATTGCTCCAAAAGCTTCTATTCCTGTTTCTGTTCCAGTACGAATTTTTCTTCAGTTAATAATATTTGGTTCGGCAGCAGCAGCGTTGTATTACTCAGAAAAAAGTACGCTTGCCACAATTTTTTTTATAGTAGTACTAATCGACATGACTT